DNA from Serinibacter salmoneus:
CAAGGACGCCGCGGGCGCCATGAAGGCGGTGATGGCCTCACCGCGCAAGCTCGCCCTGCTGCTCGGCGGGGTGGGTCTGGTGCCGATCGGGTACGGCGCTGCCCTGTTCTTCGCGGTGCGGGCGCTGGACCCCACCGCGGACTTCGTGGCGATCATGCTGGTCTCGCTCACCGCGGGCGCGGTGGCCAGCGCCGCCCCTACTCCCGGCGGTATCGGCGCGGTGGAGGCTGTGCTCACGGCCGCACTCACGGCGATCGGGATCGCGTCCTCCACCGCGCTCGCCGGCGTGCTGATCTATCGCGCCTTCACGTTCTGGCTGCCCATCCCGCCCGGCGGCATCGCCTTCCGGATGCTGACCTCGCGCGACGTGCTCTGAGGAGCCCCGGCGCCTGAGGAGCCCCTGGCGCGATAGCCTCGGGGCGTGGCTGTTCTCCCCATCGTCATCACCCCGGACCCCGTGTTGCACACCCCCGCCGAACCGGTCGGGGAGATCACGGACGAGATCCGGCAGTTGGTCGCCGACATGTACGAGACCATGGACGCCGCGCCCGGCGTCGGCCTCGCTGCCCCGCAGGTGGGTGTCGGCAAGCGCCTGTTCGTGTACTCCTACACCGAGGACTCCCCCTGGCGGGGCGTGGTGATCAACCCCGAGCTGTGGATCACCCCGAGCGTGCCGGGCGAGCCCGACGAGGACGAGGAGTCCGAGGGCTGCCTGAGCTTCCCCGGGGAGAGGTTCCCGCTGCGCCGCTCGCCCCGCGCCGTCGTCACCGGGATCGACCTCGAGGGCGAGCCCGTGCGCCTGGAGGAGTCCGGGTGGAAGGCCCGGATCCTGCAGCACGAGTACGACCACCTGGACGGCGTGATCTACACCGACCGCCTGACGCGCAAGGAACGGCAGATCTGCCAGCGCATCAAGAAGAAGCGTGGGTGGACCGAGGAGGGCCTGCGGTGGCTGCCCGGCACCGACGAGGTCGGCGAGGGTTAGCCGCGACTCACCAGCCCGCACCACCCCGGTCGGCGAGACCGTGCCGAACCCGCCGAGACCGTGGTTTCCGGGCACGGACTGGGCGTGTGAAGTCTCAGGACAGGCACGGACTGGGCGCGCGAGGTACGGCCTCAGCGGCGTCGGTCCCCTCAGCCCTCGTGGTGCTTGGTTCCCTCGTAGACCTCCGCCCGCACGTCGGCGAGCTGGGTGAACTCCGCCGCGGCGTCGTGTGCCGCGATCTTCTCCACGGCGTATCCCGCCTCGTCCACGGCCTCTCGCAGTGCGGGCTCCTCGAGCGGCTTCGCGGACATCACAGTCACGTGGGACGTGCCGCCGTTGTGCAGTTCGACCGTCACTCGCTTGACGCCCTCGACGCCCTCGAGTTCCTTGGTCACCGCGGACACGCAGTGCCCGCAGGTCATGCCCGTCACGTCGATCGTGGTGATGGTGGTCATGGCTCCTCCTCAGCTCCGCACGAGTCGGGCGATGGCATCCGCCGCCTCGCGCACTTTCTCCTCGCCCGCCTCCGGTGAGGTACGGGCAGCGTCGACCACACAGTGACTCAAGTGGTCCTCCATCAGCCCGAGGCTGACGGCCTGCAGCGCCTTGGTGACCGCAGCCACCTGGGTGAGGACGTCGATGCAGTAGGTGTCCTCGTCGATCATGCGTGCGATGCCGCGCACCTGACCCTCGATGCGCCGCATGCGCTTGGTGTAGTCGTCCTTGCTTCCCCCGTACCCGGGCCGGGCTTGATCGGTCATGACGCCAGGTTACCCCCAGGGGGTATTTCCGGGTCTGGCGGTCAGTCCGCCGGGAGGGCGTCGCGCTTCTCGCGGCCAGCCGCGAGATAGGCGATCGGGCCGATCCAGTTCACCAGGAGGGCGAGCCCCCACGGCAGTTTCGGGCCCTTGACCTGGTCCGCGGGACGCGTGATGAGGTCGCGCCACGCGTATCCGTGCAGGGCGAGCTGCGCCGCCGCGACGATGACGATCTGCACCTTGCGCTTGCGCGGCAGGTCGCGGAAGTTCTTGCGGTGACCCATCGATGACTCCTCGTGTCGTGTGCTCCCATTGTTCCCCTCGACCACGGCGAGCGCGACCCCCACCCCCGCCGAACCACCCCCCTCGCCGAACGATGGGTTGCGCATGGGTGGGAGCGCTCGCACCCCGCACAACCGCACGCTCGGCACACCGGCACCCCGCACAACCGCACGCTCGACGCACGGGGCGCACCGCCGAGGGGAGTAACCTACGGAAGCGTAGGTTTGCACCGAGGTGAGGACAGGCATGGCACAGAACCTCCCGGAGACCGCCCTGGTCTCGGGCATCCGCTCGCAGGCAGGTGAGACGTTCCGCGCGGCGCGGGACCTCCTCCTGGCACACCGCGAGGACTACGCGGAAGCCACCAAGCGCTTCACGTGGCCGGACCTGGAGCACTTCAACTACGCCCTGGACCACCTCGACGCCGTGGCCACCGCGCCCGAGACCGCCGATCGCACCGCGCTGTGGCTGGTGGACCCCGACGGCGTGGACCACCGCTGGAGCTACGGCGACCTGCGTGAGCAGTCCAACGCCCTGGCGAACCGCCTGCGCGCTGCCGGCATCCGGCGCGGATCGCGCGTGCTGCTGGCCCTGGGCAACCAGCACGAGTTGTGGCTCAGCCTCATCGCGCTGATGAAGCTCGGTGCCGTCGCGGTGCCGACCACCACCCTGGCCGACGCCACGGAGCTCGGCCAGCGCATCGCCGTCGCCCACTGTGAGGCGGTGATCGCTCGTCCCGAAGAGGCCGCCCGCTACCAGGAGTGGACCCACCTGGTGCGGTTGACCCCGGGCGGGGCGCCCGGCTGGCTCGACCTCACCGAACCCGGCCACGCGCCCACGTTCACCGCCGATGCCCCCACCCGCGCGAGCGACCCGCTCTTCCTGTACTACACCTCCGGCACGACGGCGCGGGCCAAGCTGGTGGAGCACACGCACGCCTCGTACACGATCGGGCACCTGACGACCATGGCCTGGACCGGAGTGCGCCCGGGCGATGTGCACCTCAACATCTCCTCCCCCGGCTGGGGCAAGCACGCCTGGTCGAGTTTCTTCGCGCCCTTCCACGCCGAGGCGACCGTGTTCATGGTCGCCTACCAGCGATTCGACCCACGCGCCCTCATGCACCAGATGCAGCGCTGCGGGGTCAGCAGCTTCTGCGCGCCACCCACGGTGTGGCGGATGCTCATCCAGGCCGACCTCACCGAGCTCACCACGCCGCCCACCTCCGTGGTCGGCGCGGGCGAGCCCCTGAACCCCGAGGTCATCGCTCGCGTCCAGGACGCCTGGGGCGTGACGATCCGCGACGGGTACGGCCAGACCGAGACCACCCTGCAGGTCGGCAACTTCCCCGGGCAGCCGGTGAAGCCCGGATCGATGGGCTTGCCCGCACCGGGGTACGCGATCGCCCTGGTGGACGGCGAGACCGGCAAGCCGGTGACCGAACCCGGCGCACCGGGGGAGATCTGCCTCGACCTCGCCCACCGGCCGCTCGGCCTCACGCCCGGGTACGCCGACGACGCCGAGCGCACCCAGGAGGTGATGCGCGAGGGCTACTACCGCACCGGCGACATCGCCTACGCCGATGAGGACGGGTACCTGTTCTACGTGGGCCGCGCCGACGACGTGTTCAAGGCCAGCGACTACCGCATCAGCCCGTTCGACCTGGAGAGCGCCATGCTCGAGCACCCGCTGGTGCGCGAGTGCGCGGTGATCCCC
Protein-coding regions in this window:
- a CDS encoding metal-sensitive transcriptional regulator gives rise to the protein MTDQARPGYGGSKDDYTKRMRRIEGQVRGIARMIDEDTYCIDVLTQVAAVTKALQAVSLGLMEDHLSHCVVDAARTSPEAGEEKVREAADAIARLVRS
- a CDS encoding PLD nuclease N-terminal domain-containing protein — translated: MRNPSFGEGGGSAGVGVALAVVEGNNGSTRHEESSMGHRKNFRDLPRKRKVQIVIVAAAQLALHGYAWRDLITRPADQVKGPKLPWGLALLVNWIGPIAYLAAGREKRDALPAD
- a CDS encoding heavy-metal-associated domain-containing protein; its protein translation is MTTITTIDVTGMTCGHCVSAVTKELEGVEGVKRVTVELHNGGTSHVTVMSAKPLEEPALREAVDEAGYAVEKIAAHDAAAEFTQLADVRAEVYEGTKHHEG
- the def gene encoding peptide deformylase, which encodes MAVLPIVITPDPVLHTPAEPVGEITDEIRQLVADMYETMDAAPGVGLAAPQVGVGKRLFVYSYTEDSPWRGVVINPELWITPSVPGEPDEDEESEGCLSFPGERFPLRRSPRAVVTGIDLEGEPVRLEESGWKARILQHEYDHLDGVIYTDRLTRKERQICQRIKKKRGWTEEGLRWLPGTDEVGEG
- a CDS encoding AMP-binding protein; protein product: MAQNLPETALVSGIRSQAGETFRAARDLLLAHREDYAEATKRFTWPDLEHFNYALDHLDAVATAPETADRTALWLVDPDGVDHRWSYGDLREQSNALANRLRAAGIRRGSRVLLALGNQHELWLSLIALMKLGAVAVPTTTLADATELGQRIAVAHCEAVIARPEEAARYQEWTHLVRLTPGGAPGWLDLTEPGHAPTFTADAPTRASDPLFLYYTSGTTARAKLVEHTHASYTIGHLTTMAWTGVRPGDVHLNISSPGWGKHAWSSFFAPFHAEATVFMVAYQRFDPRALMHQMQRCGVSSFCAPPTVWRMLIQADLTELTTPPTSVVGAGEPLNPEVIARVQDAWGVTIRDGYGQTETTLQVGNFPGQPVKPGSMGLPAPGYAIALVDGETGKPVTEPGAPGEICLDLAHRPLGLTPGYADDAERTQEVMREGYYRTGDIAYADEDGYLFYVGRADDVFKASDYRISPFDLESAMLEHPLVRECAVIPSPDPMRLAVPKAFVTLVDGAAATEAMARELFAHSRAVLSPYKRVRRIEFAPALPKTISEKIRRVELRRADAQRYAELAEGEVPTGEFRG